A window from Mycolicibacterium tokaiense encodes these proteins:
- the gatA gene encoding Asp-tRNA(Asn)/Glu-tRNA(Gln) amidotransferase subunit GatA, whose amino-acid sequence MTDLIRHTAAELADGIAAKEFSSAEVTQAHLDQIEATDQRYHAFLHVAADKALAAAAEVDAAVAAGEQLPSALAGVPLALKDVFTTTDMPTTCGSKILEGWTSPYDATVTAKLRAAGIPILGKTNMDEFAMGSSTENSAFGPTRNPWDTDRVPGGSGGGSAAALAAFQAPLAIGTDTGGSIRQPAALTATVGVKPTYGTVSRYGLVACASSLDQGGPCARTVLDTALLHSVIAGHDPRDSTSVDAAVPDVVAAARAGATGDLSGVRIGVVKQLRQGEGYQPGVLASFNAAVEQLSALGAEVSEVDCPNFDHSMAAYYLILPSEVSSNLARFDAMRYGLRVGDDGTHSAEEVMALTRAAGFGPEVKRRIMIGTYALSAGYYDAYYNQAQKVRTLIAGDLDEAYKKVDVLVSPATPSTAFRLGEKVDDPLAMYLFDLCTLPLNLAGHCGMSVPSGLSPDDSLPVGLQIMAPALADDRLYRVGAAYEVARGALPTAV is encoded by the coding sequence GTGACCGACCTGATCCGCCATACCGCCGCCGAGCTGGCCGACGGTATCGCCGCCAAAGAGTTCTCGTCTGCCGAGGTCACGCAGGCGCACCTGGACCAGATCGAGGCCACCGACCAGCGGTATCACGCGTTCCTGCACGTGGCCGCCGACAAGGCATTGGCCGCCGCGGCCGAGGTCGATGCTGCCGTCGCCGCCGGCGAGCAGCTGCCGTCGGCGCTGGCCGGTGTCCCGCTGGCACTCAAAGATGTGTTCACCACCACCGACATGCCCACCACCTGTGGCTCCAAGATCCTCGAGGGGTGGACCTCGCCGTACGACGCCACCGTCACCGCCAAGCTGCGCGCGGCCGGCATCCCGATCCTGGGCAAGACCAACATGGACGAGTTCGCCATGGGCAGCTCGACGGAGAACTCGGCGTTCGGCCCCACCCGCAACCCGTGGGACACCGACCGGGTGCCCGGCGGGTCCGGCGGCGGCAGCGCCGCGGCGCTGGCGGCATTCCAGGCGCCGCTGGCCATCGGCACCGACACCGGCGGGTCGATCCGTCAGCCCGCCGCCCTGACGGCCACCGTCGGCGTCAAGCCCACCTACGGCACCGTGTCGCGGTACGGCCTGGTGGCGTGTGCGTCGTCGCTGGACCAGGGCGGGCCGTGCGCCCGCACGGTGCTCGACACCGCACTGCTGCATTCCGTCATCGCCGGGCACGATCCGCGGGATTCGACGTCCGTCGACGCCGCGGTGCCCGACGTCGTGGCCGCCGCCAGGGCCGGCGCCACCGGCGATCTGTCCGGGGTGCGGATCGGAGTGGTCAAGCAACTGCGCCAGGGGGAGGGCTACCAGCCGGGGGTGCTGGCCTCCTTCAACGCGGCGGTGGAGCAGCTCAGTGCGCTCGGCGCCGAGGTCAGCGAGGTGGACTGCCCCAACTTCGATCACTCGATGGCGGCCTACTACCTGATCCTGCCGTCGGAGGTGTCGTCCAACCTGGCGCGCTTCGACGCCATGCGGTACGGCCTGCGCGTCGGCGATGACGGCACCCACAGCGCCGAAGAGGTGATGGCGCTCACCCGCGCCGCCGGCTTCGGCCCAGAAGTCAAGCGCCGCATCATGATCGGAACGTACGCGCTGTCGGCGGGTTACTACGACGCGTACTACAACCAGGCGCAGAAAGTTCGCACCCTGATCGCCGGCGACCTGGACGAGGCGTACAAGAAGGTGGACGTGCTGGTCTCACCGGCCACACCGTCGACCGCGTTCCGCCTGGGGGAGAAGGTCGACGACCCGCTGGCGATGTACCTGTTCGACCTGTGCACCCTGCCGCTGAACCTGGCGGGCCACTGCGGCATGTCGGTGCCGTCAGGCCTCTCGCCCGACGACAGCCTTCCGGTGGGGCTGCAGATCATGGCACCCGCGCTGGCCGATGACCGGCTCTACCGTGTGGGCGCCGCGTACGAGGTGGCTCGCGGTGCGCTGCCGACCGCAGTCTGA
- a CDS encoding AAA family ATPase, whose product MTAAMRDAIDVVEAISRQFSATVVGQDYLRESLLIGLLAGGHVLLEGVPGLAKTTAARTVAHAISGEFRRIQCTPDLLPSDIIGTQIYDSSAHTFTTQLGPVHSNIVLLDEINRSSAKTQSAMLEAMEERQTTIAGVDHPTPEPFLVIATQNPVDQEGTYPLSEAQTDRFMIKEVLRYPTPAEEAEMIFRMEAGVYEDNRKPSATVTLDDIRRVQHAARAVHMDPVLVRYVTELVHVTRQPGRQLPGQLARLVEYGASPRATIAFCRCAKAKAVLSGRDHVLPEDIRALAHRILRHRLILGFEAVNVGVTAEDVIDAVLQTVRVP is encoded by the coding sequence ATGACTGCCGCCATGAGAGACGCCATCGATGTCGTCGAGGCCATTTCCCGCCAGTTCTCGGCCACCGTGGTGGGTCAGGACTACCTGCGGGAATCGCTGCTGATCGGTCTGCTCGCGGGCGGCCACGTGCTGCTCGAAGGGGTCCCGGGGCTGGCCAAGACCACCGCCGCCCGCACCGTCGCCCACGCCATCTCCGGAGAGTTCCGCCGTATCCAATGCACACCGGATCTGCTGCCCAGCGACATCATCGGCACCCAGATCTACGACTCCTCGGCGCACACCTTCACCACTCAACTGGGTCCGGTGCACAGCAACATCGTGTTGCTCGACGAGATCAACCGTTCCAGTGCCAAGACCCAGAGCGCCATGCTGGAGGCCATGGAGGAACGACAGACCACCATCGCCGGCGTCGATCACCCCACTCCCGAACCGTTCCTGGTGATCGCCACCCAGAACCCGGTGGATCAGGAGGGCACGTATCCGCTCTCGGAGGCGCAGACCGACCGCTTCATGATCAAGGAGGTGCTGCGGTACCCGACGCCGGCCGAAGAAGCGGAGATGATCTTCCGCATGGAGGCCGGGGTCTACGAGGACAACCGAAAGCCCTCCGCCACAGTCACTCTCGACGACATCCGCCGAGTGCAGCACGCTGCCCGGGCGGTCCACATGGACCCGGTGCTGGTGCGCTACGTCACCGAGCTGGTGCACGTCACGCGGCAGCCGGGCCGTCAGCTGCCTGGGCAGTTGGCCCGGCTGGTCGAATACGGTGCCAGCCCTCGGGCCACCATCGCGTTCTGTCGCTGCGCCAAAGCCAAGGCCGTACTGTCGGGACGCGATCACGTGTTGCCGGAAGACATCAGGGCCTTGGCCCACCGTATCCTGCGGCACCGGCTGATCCTGGGCTTCGAGGCGGTCAACGTCGGTGTCACCGCCGAAGACGTGATCGACGCGGTGCTGCAGACGGTCCGGGTGCCCTGA
- the gatC gene encoding Asp-tRNA(Asn)/Glu-tRNA(Gln) amidotransferase subunit GatC, with translation MSQISRDDVAHLARLARLALTDDELDSFSGQLDAILEHVSRIQAVDVTDVAPTGNPLKEVNVTRPDVVGPCLTQEEALAEAPNAVDGRFAVPQILGESQ, from the coding sequence GTGTCCCAGATCTCCCGAGATGACGTGGCCCACCTGGCCCGACTGGCCCGACTGGCGCTGACCGACGACGAACTGGACAGCTTCTCCGGTCAGCTGGATGCGATTCTCGAGCACGTCAGCCGCATTCAGGCCGTCGACGTCACCGATGTCGCGCCCACCGGAAACCCGCTGAAGGAAGTGAACGTCACCCGTCCCGACGTGGTGGGGCCCTGCCTGACCCAGGAGGAGGCGCTGGCCGAGGCGCCCAACGCCGTCGACGGCCGCTTCGCCGTTCCGCAGATCCTGGGGGAGAGCCAGTGA
- a CDS encoding VWA domain-containing protein: protein MTFAPVGSTTLILVIATVVLLLRLLALYRVWAQPRSRGRWQALARWAGLTTAALLLVGAAARPGVDADREVGADASAAAGPNIFLVVDRSAESPVIDMRAQLTGVLDEYPRARVALISFATSATVDWPLSEDVASLRSVIGGLTAYVPTVPDPQLQANAFAARDVLRSKIDTAATQYPGTPNLVFYFGTGDPDSVVSRGAFDLAPGSVAGGAVFEYQPADPARLQEIADQLGVPLGTALPDIGDAASVESVQVADRHEFYWAAALLAALLLLAEIAFTLREYHRNRLRR from the coding sequence ATGACGTTCGCACCGGTCGGTTCGACGACCCTGATCCTGGTGATCGCCACCGTGGTGCTCCTCCTGCGGCTGCTGGCGCTGTACCGCGTCTGGGCGCAGCCACGCTCGCGCGGTCGGTGGCAGGCGCTGGCGCGGTGGGCCGGGCTGACGACCGCGGCGCTGCTGCTGGTCGGGGCGGCCGCTCGGCCCGGCGTCGACGCCGACCGCGAGGTGGGGGCCGACGCATCCGCCGCCGCGGGGCCCAACATATTCCTGGTGGTGGACCGCTCGGCCGAGTCGCCTGTGATCGACATGCGCGCGCAGCTCACCGGTGTGCTCGACGAGTACCCCCGCGCCCGCGTCGCCCTCATTTCGTTTGCCACCAGCGCCACCGTCGACTGGCCGCTGTCCGAGGACGTGGCGAGTCTGCGGTCGGTGATCGGCGGGCTGACGGCGTATGTGCCGACTGTGCCGGACCCGCAGCTGCAGGCCAATGCGTTCGCGGCCCGCGATGTACTGCGTAGCAAGATCGACACTGCCGCAACGCAGTACCCGGGCACGCCGAATCTGGTGTTCTACTTCGGCACCGGCGATCCCGACTCGGTGGTGTCTCGCGGCGCGTTCGATCTGGCGCCGGGATCGGTGGCCGGTGGTGCGGTTTTCGAGTACCAGCCCGCGGACCCGGCCCGGTTGCAGGAGATCGCCGACCAGCTCGGGGTGCCGCTCGGTACGGCGCTACCGGACATCGGGGACGCCGCGTCTGTCGAGTCGGTGCAGGTGGCTGACCGACACGAATTCTATTGGGCGGCTGCGCTGTTGGCGGCGCTGCTGCTACTCGCCGAGATTGCCTTCACCCTGCGTGAGTATCACCGGAACAGGCTGCGACGATGA
- the ligA gene encoding NAD-dependent DNA ligase LigA, with amino-acid sequence MRHDPRLARPAEVSAPFANVTQVSSPEEETDQSTADARRQWQELADEVRGHQFRYYVKDAPVISDGEFDALLGRLTAIEERYPELRTPDSPSQLVGGAGFATEFGSVDHLERMLSLDNAFNADELAAWAVRIRTEVGDDVHYLCELKIDGVALALVYRDGRLERAATRGDGRTGEDVTLNARTIEDVPERLTASDEYPIPAVLEVRGEVFFRVADFEALNAGLVEDGKLPFANPRNSAAGSLRQKNPAVTARRKLRMICHGLGHAEGFAPPTLHDAYLALKAWGLPVSTHTAKVQGIEAVQERVSYWGEHRHDVEHEIDGLVVKVDEVALQRRLGATSRAPRWAIAYKYPPEEATTKLLDIRVNVGRTGRVTPFAYMEPVKVAGSTVGLATLHNGSEVKRKGVLIGDTVVIRKAGDVIPEVLGPVVDLRDGSETEFVMPTVCPECGTTLKPAKEGDADIRCPNSRSCPAQLRERVFHVAGRGAFDIEGLGYEAATALLQAGVISDEGDLFTLTAEDLLRTELFTTKAGELSANGKRLLANLDKSKAQPLWRVLVALSIRHVGPTAARALAGEFGSLEAITEATEEQLAATEGVGPTIAAAVTEWFTVDWHCAIVDKWRAAGVRMADERDASITRTLEGLSIVVTGSLTGFSRDQAKEAILVRGGKAAGSVSKKTAYVVAGDAPGSKYDKAVELGVPILDEDGFRALLENGPDVSDDQ; translated from the coding sequence ATGCGGCATGACCCCAGGTTAGCCAGGCCCGCAGAGGTGTCGGCCCCTTTCGCTAACGTGACACAGGTGAGCTCACCGGAAGAAGAGACCGACCAGTCGACTGCCGACGCGCGCAGGCAGTGGCAGGAGTTGGCCGACGAGGTGCGCGGCCATCAGTTCCGTTACTACGTCAAAGACGCCCCTGTCATCTCCGACGGCGAGTTCGACGCGCTGCTGGGCCGGCTCACCGCCATCGAAGAGCGTTATCCCGAGCTACGCACCCCAGATTCACCCAGTCAGCTGGTCGGCGGTGCCGGCTTTGCCACCGAGTTCGGTTCCGTCGACCACCTCGAGCGCATGCTGTCGCTGGACAACGCCTTCAACGCCGACGAGCTGGCCGCCTGGGCGGTGCGCATCCGCACCGAGGTCGGCGACGACGTTCACTATCTGTGCGAACTGAAGATCGACGGGGTGGCGCTGGCGTTGGTCTACCGCGACGGCCGACTGGAACGCGCCGCCACCCGCGGCGACGGCCGCACCGGTGAGGACGTGACGCTGAACGCGCGCACCATCGAGGACGTCCCGGAGCGGCTGACGGCCAGCGACGAGTACCCCATTCCCGCCGTGCTCGAGGTGCGCGGTGAGGTGTTCTTCCGGGTGGCCGACTTCGAGGCGCTCAACGCCGGCCTGGTGGAGGACGGCAAGCTCCCGTTCGCCAATCCGCGCAACTCGGCGGCGGGCTCTCTGCGGCAGAAGAACCCCGCGGTCACCGCGCGGCGCAAGCTGCGGATGATCTGCCACGGCCTGGGGCACGCTGAGGGCTTCGCGCCGCCGACGCTGCACGACGCGTACCTGGCGCTCAAGGCCTGGGGCCTGCCCGTGTCCACGCACACCGCCAAGGTGCAGGGCATCGAGGCGGTGCAGGAGCGGGTCAGCTACTGGGGGGAGCACCGCCACGACGTCGAGCACGAGATCGACGGCTTGGTGGTCAAGGTCGACGAGGTGGCGCTGCAGCGCCGCCTCGGCGCCACCTCGCGGGCGCCCCGGTGGGCCATCGCCTACAAGTACCCGCCCGAAGAGGCCACCACCAAGCTGCTCGACATCCGCGTCAACGTCGGCCGTACCGGCCGGGTCACGCCCTTCGCCTACATGGAACCCGTGAAGGTGGCCGGCTCCACCGTCGGGCTGGCCACCCTGCACAACGGGTCGGAGGTCAAGCGCAAGGGCGTGCTGATCGGGGACACCGTCGTCATCCGCAAGGCCGGCGACGTCATCCCGGAGGTGCTCGGCCCTGTGGTCGATCTGCGCGATGGCTCCGAAACCGAGTTCGTGATGCCCACCGTGTGCCCGGAATGCGGGACCACTTTGAAACCGGCGAAAGAGGGCGACGCCGACATCCGCTGCCCCAATTCCCGGTCATGCCCCGCGCAGCTGCGGGAGCGCGTGTTCCACGTGGCCGGGCGCGGCGCCTTCGACATCGAGGGGCTGGGCTACGAGGCGGCCACCGCCCTGCTGCAGGCCGGGGTGATCTCCGATGAGGGAGATCTCTTCACCCTGACCGCCGAAGACCTGCTGCGCACCGAGTTGTTCACCACCAAGGCCGGGGAGCTCTCGGCCAACGGCAAGCGTCTGCTGGCCAATCTGGACAAGTCCAAGGCCCAGCCGCTGTGGCGGGTGCTGGTTGCACTGTCCATCCGCCACGTCGGTCCCACCGCCGCCCGCGCGCTGGCCGGAGAGTTCGGCAGCCTCGAGGCCATCACCGAGGCCACCGAGGAACAACTCGCGGCCACCGAAGGGGTGGGACCCACCATCGCCGCCGCCGTCACCGAGTGGTTCACCGTCGACTGGCACTGCGCCATCGTGGACAAATGGCGCGCCGCCGGGGTGCGGATGGCCGACGAACGGGACGCCAGCATCACACGCACCCTGGAAGGCCTGTCGATCGTGGTCACCGGCTCGCTGACCGGGTTCTCCCGAGACCAGGCCAAAGAGGCCATCCTGGTGCGCGGGGGCAAGGCCGCCGGCTCGGTGTCGAAGAAGACGGCCTACGTGGTGGCCGGTGACGCACCCGGCTCCAAATACGACAAAGCCGTCGAACTGGGCGTGCCGATTCTCGACGAAGACGGCTTCCGGGCGTTGCTGGAGAACGGGCCCGACGTTAGTGACGACCAGTGA
- a CDS encoding tetratricopeptide repeat protein encodes MSRRRLVLYSAPLCIVVLLISIKMISVVVLGGSARDDFARHDIGALDADVSSLQILDIIEPGTTAFAAGTADVLAGRLPDAEQSFTEALGHADSCPARVNLLLVRETLGDLAFRDGQRDAAIARYRDALAVAQEAQPGCFAGNDDPEEQRRAVRADAVARLEGKLALVQGPALAPPPPPPAVAPPPPPPAGATVEEPAQPDEPPEPRTLGPGDPQDLLRRLLDDANSAGDGRE; translated from the coding sequence ATGAGCAGGCGCCGCCTCGTGCTGTACTCGGCGCCGTTGTGCATCGTGGTGCTGCTGATCAGTATCAAGATGATCAGCGTGGTGGTGCTCGGGGGCTCGGCGCGCGACGACTTCGCCCGCCACGACATCGGGGCACTGGACGCCGACGTGTCCTCGTTGCAGATCCTCGACATCATCGAGCCGGGCACCACCGCGTTCGCCGCGGGTACGGCCGACGTCCTGGCCGGCCGGCTTCCCGATGCCGAGCAGTCGTTCACCGAGGCGCTGGGACATGCCGACTCCTGTCCGGCGCGGGTGAACCTGCTGCTGGTGCGAGAGACGCTGGGGGATCTGGCGTTTCGTGACGGTCAGCGTGACGCGGCCATCGCGCGGTACCGGGACGCCCTGGCGGTGGCCCAAGAGGCCCAGCCGGGGTGTTTCGCGGGCAATGACGACCCCGAGGAACAGCGCCGCGCCGTGCGGGCCGATGCCGTGGCGCGATTGGAGGGCAAGCTCGCGCTGGTGCAGGGGCCGGCCCTGGCGCCACCACCTCCGCCGCCGGCGGTCGCGCCGCCGCCACCTCCGCCGGCCGGCGCCACGGTCGAGGAACCGGCGCAGCCGGATGAACCGCCCGAGCCGCGCACCCTGGGGCCCGGCGACCCGCAAGACCTGTTGCGGCGTCTGCTCGATGACGCCAACTCGGCGGGTGACGGCCGGGAATGA
- a CDS encoding MmcQ/YjbR family DNA-binding protein gives MPHPIMFRDDDFGLAEVRRIALAFPGAFEKISHGRPVFYAPKSFVWYGGSSKQSGAVMRYDHAIIIKPAEAERPAFEQDQRFFYPMYLGPSGWLGLDLAAADVDWSEVAELIDTSYRLVASKTLIRELDQRTEGVS, from the coding sequence ATGCCGCATCCGATCATGTTTCGTGATGACGACTTCGGCCTTGCCGAAGTGCGGCGGATCGCGCTGGCCTTCCCCGGCGCGTTCGAGAAGATCTCCCACGGCCGACCCGTGTTCTACGCCCCGAAGAGTTTTGTCTGGTACGGCGGCAGCTCCAAGCAGTCCGGGGCCGTCATGCGCTACGACCACGCGATCATCATCAAGCCCGCCGAGGCCGAGCGACCTGCGTTCGAGCAGGACCAGCGGTTCTTCTATCCCATGTACCTGGGCCCGTCCGGCTGGCTGGGTCTCGACCTGGCCGCCGCCGACGTGGACTGGTCGGAGGTGGCCGAGCTGATCGACACCTCCTACCGCCTGGTGGCCTCCAAAACACTGATCCGAGAACTCGACCAGCGAACCGAAGGAGTGTCGTGA
- a CDS encoding ATP-dependent 6-phosphofructokinase, with translation MRIGVLTGGGDCPGLNAVIRAVVRTSDARYGSQVVGFLDGWRGLLEDRRIQLANDDRNDRLLAKGGTMLGTARTNPDTLRAGLDRIKQTLEDNGIDVLIPIGGEGTLTAASWLADEGVPVVGVPKTIDNDIDCTDVTFGHDTALTIATEAIDRLHSTAESHQRVMLVEVMGRHAGWIALNAGLASGAHMTLIPEQPFDVEEVCRLVKRRFQRGDSHFICVVAEGAKPAEGSMQLLQGGMDEFGHERFTGVAQQLAVEVEKRMNKEVRTTVLGHVQRGGTPTPYDRVLATRFGVNAADAAHAGEYGMMVSLRGQDIGRVPLADATKQLKLVPQSRYDDAAAFFG, from the coding sequence ATGCGTATTGGAGTTCTGACCGGCGGGGGCGACTGTCCTGGACTCAACGCCGTCATCCGGGCGGTGGTCCGGACCAGCGATGCGCGGTACGGCTCGCAGGTCGTGGGGTTCCTGGACGGTTGGCGGGGGCTGCTGGAGGATCGTCGGATCCAGCTCGCCAACGACGACCGCAACGACCGCCTGCTCGCCAAGGGCGGCACCATGCTGGGCACCGCCCGCACCAACCCGGACACGCTGCGCGCCGGCCTCGACCGGATCAAGCAGACGCTGGAGGACAACGGGATCGACGTACTGATCCCGATCGGCGGCGAGGGCACGCTCACGGCTGCCAGCTGGCTGGCCGACGAAGGGGTGCCGGTGGTCGGTGTCCCGAAGACCATCGACAACGACATCGACTGCACCGACGTGACATTCGGTCACGACACCGCACTGACCATCGCCACCGAGGCCATCGACCGCCTGCACAGCACCGCAGAATCGCATCAGCGGGTGATGCTGGTGGAGGTGATGGGTCGCCACGCCGGCTGGATCGCCCTGAACGCGGGCCTGGCCTCCGGTGCCCACATGACGCTGATCCCGGAGCAGCCCTTCGATGTCGAAGAGGTCTGCCGACTGGTGAAACGACGCTTCCAGCGCGGAGATTCACATTTCATCTGTGTGGTGGCCGAGGGTGCCAAGCCGGCCGAGGGGTCGATGCAGCTGCTGCAGGGCGGCATGGACGAGTTCGGTCACGAGCGCTTCACCGGGGTGGCCCAGCAGCTGGCCGTCGAGGTGGAGAAGCGGATGAACAAAGAGGTGCGCACCACGGTGCTGGGCCACGTCCAGCGTGGCGGCACCCCCACGCCGTACGACCGGGTGCTCGCCACCCGCTTCGGGGTCAACGCCGCCGACGCAGCGCATGCCGGTGAGTACGGGATGATGGTGTCGCTGCGGGGCCAGGACATCGGCCGGGTGCCGCTGGCTGACGCCACCAAGCAACTCAAACTGGTGCCCCAGAGCCGTTACGACGATGCGGCGGCGTTCTTCGGCTGA
- a CDS encoding DUF58 domain-containing protein yields MGRHLQRARSHFGTDTRGMLDGGRYALLHTRTLELDELRPYLPGDDVRDIDWKASARSTDVLVKRFVSEQHHKIVLVADGGRNVGALAPGGEVKRDVAVTAMGAVGLIALARSDEVGMVYGDGRGAVSIRSRRGEAHIESLLERYYTHGTDSPSDIGTQLAHVARAHRSRLLVIVVSDEPDVTPALEQALQRLSGRHEVLWLLTPDMPALGGDDHRDGFDVATGRFVLGAATLGARVADAYRAAEERRTVNLNNFLTANRIPFARIGASGEIRSALTQLSQVYRHAG; encoded by the coding sequence ATGGGCAGGCATCTGCAGCGCGCACGATCACACTTCGGCACCGACACCCGCGGCATGCTCGACGGCGGCCGGTATGCCCTGCTGCACACCAGGACCCTGGAACTCGACGAATTGCGACCCTACCTGCCCGGCGATGACGTGCGTGACATCGACTGGAAAGCATCGGCCCGCTCCACCGACGTCTTGGTGAAACGCTTTGTCTCCGAACAGCATCACAAGATCGTCTTGGTCGCCGATGGGGGTCGCAACGTTGGCGCTCTGGCGCCCGGCGGGGAGGTCAAGCGCGACGTCGCCGTCACCGCGATGGGCGCCGTCGGGTTGATCGCCCTGGCGCGCAGCGACGAGGTCGGTATGGTCTACGGCGACGGCCGCGGCGCGGTGTCGATCCGCAGCCGCCGCGGCGAGGCGCACATCGAGAGCCTGCTGGAGCGGTATTACACCCATGGCACCGACAGCCCGAGCGATATCGGCACCCAGCTCGCCCATGTGGCTCGCGCCCACCGCAGCCGGCTGCTGGTGATCGTGGTGTCCGACGAACCCGATGTCACCCCGGCACTGGAGCAGGCTCTGCAACGATTGTCGGGACGTCACGAGGTGCTGTGGTTACTGACCCCCGACATGCCGGCGCTGGGTGGCGACGACCACCGCGACGGATTCGACGTCGCCACCGGGCGTTTCGTCCTCGGCGCAGCCACCCTGGGCGCACGGGTGGCCGATGCCTACCGCGCCGCCGAAGAGCGCCGCACGGTCAACCTGAACAACTTCCTGACCGCCAACCGGATCCCGTTCGCACGGATCGGGGCCAGCGGCGAGATCCGTTCTGCGCTCACCCAACTCAGTCAGGTCTATCGGCATGCCGGCTGA
- a CDS encoding amino acid-binding protein, with protein sequence MLRVPSYLLRVQLDDRPGSLGSLAVALGSVGADILSLDVVERTSGYAIDDLVVDLPPGAMPDMLITAAERLEGIRVDSIRPHTGLLEAHRELELIDHIAAAPPAGKLQVLADEAPRVLRVGWCTVARHSEAGIERVVGSPAAPETQAQSAPWLPLERATVLDGTADWVPQVWRDFDTTLAAAPLGDPHVAVILGRPGGPDFRPSEVARLGYLAGIVATILR encoded by the coding sequence GTGTTGCGCGTGCCTTCGTATCTGCTGCGGGTCCAGCTGGACGATCGACCGGGCAGCCTCGGCTCTCTGGCCGTCGCGCTCGGGTCGGTGGGCGCCGACATCCTGTCCCTCGACGTGGTGGAGCGCACCTCGGGTTACGCCATCGACGACCTGGTGGTGGACCTCCCGCCCGGCGCCATGCCCGACATGCTGATCACCGCGGCCGAGCGGCTCGAGGGCATTCGCGTGGACAGCATCCGCCCGCACACCGGGCTGCTGGAGGCGCACCGCGAACTGGAGCTCATCGACCACATCGCCGCGGCACCGCCGGCGGGCAAGCTGCAGGTGCTGGCAGACGAGGCCCCGCGGGTGCTGCGGGTGGGCTGGTGCACGGTGGCCCGCCACAGCGAAGCCGGGATCGAGCGGGTGGTGGGCAGCCCGGCAGCCCCGGAGACGCAGGCGCAGTCAGCCCCATGGTTGCCGTTGGAGCGTGCGACGGTGCTCGACGGCACCGCCGACTGGGTGCCTCAGGTGTGGCGCGACTTCGACACGACGTTGGCCGCCGCCCCGCTGGGCGACCCGCACGTCGCGGTGATCCTCGGGCGCCCCGGCGGCCCCGACTTCCGCCCCTCCGAGGTGGCCCGGCTCGGGTATCTGGCCGGCATCGTGGCGACCATCCTGCGCTGA